Proteins encoded together in one Catellatospora citrea window:
- a CDS encoding IPT/TIG domain-containing protein has translation MPFTETFLCTPLPEGITGTKVRIAVLVSPRLGGDAAADLDNWPDVRDWPEIRPSWQVTIKQGDTEAVLTGTEVVPAAGYDDATWEQLFPQSMQVTPYVPVDRSEARIYSYPVAKVVEFVRELHTKVLTSSRTQFPELADLQEDDTFQALKAALDPVNLGELQSLWSDGPKPDTDDAFTAFAPLEFLYGARPGSAPPPVPTEPPVVTNVDPDTGVVSGRTPVTITGENFFQPVTVTFGSNLATEVVVVDERTITCRSPRAGFDDVEVDVRVTTNEGRSAVSPDAKFTFYVPGPR, from the coding sequence ATGCCCTTCACCGAGACGTTCCTGTGCACGCCGCTGCCTGAGGGCATCACCGGCACCAAGGTGCGCATCGCCGTGCTGGTGAGCCCGCGGCTGGGCGGTGACGCCGCCGCCGATCTGGACAACTGGCCCGACGTGCGGGACTGGCCGGAGATCCGGCCCAGCTGGCAGGTGACCATCAAGCAGGGCGACACCGAGGCGGTGCTCACCGGCACCGAGGTCGTGCCCGCGGCGGGTTACGACGACGCGACCTGGGAGCAGCTGTTCCCGCAGAGCATGCAGGTCACGCCGTATGTGCCGGTGGACCGGTCGGAGGCGCGGATCTACTCGTACCCGGTGGCCAAGGTGGTCGAGTTCGTCCGGGAGCTGCACACCAAGGTGCTGACCAGCTCGCGTACGCAGTTCCCGGAGCTGGCGGACCTCCAGGAGGACGACACCTTCCAGGCGCTGAAGGCCGCGCTCGATCCGGTCAACCTCGGTGAGCTGCAGTCGCTGTGGTCGGACGGCCCCAAGCCGGACACCGACGACGCGTTCACGGCGTTCGCGCCGCTGGAGTTCCTGTACGGCGCCCGTCCGGGCTCCGCCCCGCCGCCCGTGCCGACAGAGCCGCCCGTGGTCACGAACGTGGATCCGGACACCGGCGTGGTCAGCGGGCGCACCCCGGTGACGATCACCGGCGAGAACTTCTTCCAGCCGGTCACGGTCACCTTCGGCAGCAACCTGGCCACCGAGGTGGTGGTCGTCGACGAGCGGACCATCACGTGCCGTTCGCCCCGGGCGGGCTTCGACGACGTCGAGGTCGATGTGCGAGTCACCACCAACGAGGGCCGCAGCGCGGTATCGCCTGACGCCAAGTTCACGTTCTACGTCCCGGGACCCAGGTGA